A window from Armatimonadota bacterium encodes these proteins:
- a CDS encoding flagellar biosynthesis anti-sigma factor FlgM gives MQISAIEVAKLLAAESTRLGKQKTPDLEFKEITADELPEPKIAEPDAAEVERVVQMVKEMPDVREEIVMRLKERIEKGEYKISGEEIAEMMLRRMRADRMR, from the coding sequence ATGCAGATATCAGCAATAGAAGTGGCAAAGCTTTTGGCTGCCGAAAGCACAAGACTCGGAAAGCAGAAAACACCAGATTTGGAATTCAAAGAGATTACCGCCGATGAACTACCTGAACCCAAAATAGCCGAGCCGGATGCCGCCGAAGTTGAGCGTGTTGTTCAAATGGTCAAAGAAATGCCCGATGTGCGAGAGGAAATAGTTATGCGGCTGAAAGAGCGCATCGAGAAAGGCGAATACAAAATTTCCGGCGAGGAAATCGCCGAGATGATGCTCCGTCGGATGCGCGCAGATAGAATGCGCTAA